The Oncorhynchus masou masou isolate Uvic2021 unplaced genomic scaffold, UVic_Omas_1.1 unplaced_scaffold_1102, whole genome shotgun sequence genomic interval TGAGAACCAAGAGTTGGGCTACAAGACATTGCAGACTACCAGGAGTTGAAATGGGTCTTCCAGCCGGGCTGTTAGAGTTCTTGGGGCCAGTAGGGTGGGGGCAGCAGCGCTGGTAGGGGTGGTTATAGTGATTCAAGTGGTTAaaaagaacagagaggagaaacgTTCTATTTCTCCAGGAACTCACAAGTGTTTTGGTGACGAGAGAACACGGTTGAAGGAGGAAAAGTCTAATGAAGCTTCTGGAAGAACTGGAAACTCTAGGAAGAATAGAGTAGAGCCATGCCGTCATGACGAACATGAGGATGACATAATAAAAGGTTACGGCCTTGGACATGTTCACAAATATAAAGAGTAAGTCCTTCATTTGGGTACATTTTTGTGTGGAGTTACAGATAGACCAAGGCCTAATCTCATCAACCCAGAATCAATTACTGTGTGAGCAGAATACTTCAGCCATCTACTCGATGTTCTGGGTTCTGGGTGGATGACTAGTGTGAAAGGCAGAACCATGGTGGATCCATTTTTGGTTGCAGACAAGTCCACCTCACTTTCCTTCAGTGTGATTTCTGACCTTAAACTTAATCCGAGTCTATTGACGGACCTGTGTGTCagtctaagtaacataataaaaatatccccatcaaaatctgtcagtttaaagtGAAGATAACAGATATTTTGGCGTGGGCTGCATCTCAACCCACAGCATCCGCCTATGTCAGCGTTCCACATCTGTAGTGGAAGGTGGCCGAACTACAGACCATGAGAGATCCCAAAACtcggtcttctcacgaaaacgtctgtagcgtccagaaggtttggcctacaaacttaTAGAAAGTGGAGAataaacacgatggtgttctctgtttttctctttgaCCCACACAAGTGTCCCAGTACTCGTCTGAAGTTAACCAATATAAACAATGGAAGTCTGATGGTAACCCATACAAGCTAATGGAAGTagagaggtagttttgtgccccCAAAAATAAggtgttaaatatgtgtaaaaaaaaatagaaatcaCTACTGTCATTTATCTGCATGTCCAACCCTTATATTTAGCCTCACAGTGAAGTGTTTCAGCAGTTtattttcaggacaaccagggctacaaGTAAATTACAAAAACTGTAGCATTCATGAGTTTTGTTGATGGATGTCAATAAGAAAAATAAGGTCAGCCAAACAAGAACCTGATTGAAAGCAATTTATAAGAATGTAGTAAGTATAGAAAGTGTTTGCCCATTGGGAAATTAATATttaactagtcagtgacaactgtgtggagtttggAGTTTGTAACAGCAACTATGTGAACTTATTAGAGTATTATAGACCCTATTGATTTCCTTTGATCTTCTATGTAGAATAACTCTTTACCTTCAAACTACTATTGTGTAGCTTGTGAGCGTTATAGAGCAAAACAGATTACAAGTacatgtttgtgagagtctcaatAGTTTGTAGCTCAAATCATTCGAACTCGACCAACGTTTTTGTGAGAAAAAGCGCTCGTGAACCCCTTCGGGATCCGCAAACATTGCTACcgttaatcacacagactaatGGTTACTATCAATGGACGCAGAAGAAATAGATGAACAacaaacacacaatgtttaaaagGGGTTAGATTAAAGTCTACTTTGATAGCTGAATACAATAGGCCTTGTTATGGATAGGCCTAGGACATAATGTTCATGACAGCATGTATATAATTCCAACTGCATTGACAAACTAATAATCTCGTCCACCAGCTGGCTCTCTGTCGAACCATATGGTTTCACAGGGCCTCAGAGTGGAAGTTGAATAGATGTCTATGGCAGAAGTGGATGAAACAACCTCTGGTTTTAATTGAATGATCTCTCAGTCCATCCTCTAGCATAATCCTTAGAACCTCCCCCCTACATTGTGGACTTCAAATGCCAGCACCACAAGTGATTTAAAGTGAGCTTAGAAAATTGGAAAGTACGCATCTTAGAAATAGTAATACGGTCAATGTGATTTAACATACATTTTCCTCGCCGattttgtaatattttttaaGTCCCATCTACTGTCATAGGCTCCATTCCCGTCTCCATTTAGAGCCACGCCTCATAATCGTGGGATTCACTCAGAATTTAAATTGATTAGCATTTCACTCAGTAAATTCACACCCCCAGAATTCCAATTAGTCCCACACTGTTACCAGGCTCTACACGCCAGCAATTCGAGACTGGGGACGAGGTTAAACAAATGATGTAAACCTGACCGACTaattcttcttctctcctcataAGTGACAAAAAATTTCGACCATCTTGGTGTGATAAGGAGAATGAAGGCATTACAGAGGCAGACCATATTCCACCTAAAGATTCtctgaggaaggccctaaacaatGGACGACTGGATCGTCTCCTACAAGTGAATCCAAGCCTTCATGAGATGATCATGAGCCTTGTTAATGACCCAACTGGACAGAAACTATTAACCATGAGGGTTCTTTACCAGGACCACAGAGATGCTCTGACCACTGGTAGCAGCAAAGAATCTAAAATAAGCAGGTGAATGCTTTAGAAATGCTCACGGCTTTCCCCCGATATGTGTACAAGTTCCCTCCCCTTAACGATTGTAAATAGTTATTCATCCTTGAGcatagggttggggtcaattcaggaAGCATCATTTGAATTGAATTTCAATTGCAGGAAGTATAATTTAATTCAAAGCAATTCAAGCCAAATCAGCTGAGACATGAAACAAATGTTTATCCAAAGGATATGCCACTTATTAATGCAAAAAATACACATGCCATtccaaatatttgttttattatacGAGATGTTAGATTGTTCCCTTCCATACTGTAGTGTTTGATGTAATGCATTCTTGCCAGAAATTATCTGATCTTAAAAAATATTGAGGGATTTATTAATTATTATAGACACCCACAATATGATCTTAGAATATTTGCAGACCACTGTAATTATTTAAAATTGTTTTAGGAGaatgcattttttaaattaaatgtatGCTACATGGTGTTGGTAACCATACAtgacagcctggtctcatagtcTAGTCTAAATCCGGGAAACAATTTAGTATGacatgttatgtttggtatggttacataagacagatggtaaCTTAAGGCAAAAAatgaaagtagggtggttggttggggtggGTGGGTGTTTCGAATTTTAGCTAATAAGCAACTTTTCAACTCACTACTTTTtatctactttgcaactacttataATATTAGCTAACCCTTCgtcttcccctaaccctaaccttaacccttttaactAACTCTTCCCTAACCTGaaccttaaccattttagctaATACGTTCCCCTAACCCTTTAATCTAActcctaatcttaaccctaaccttaatttctaagcctaaccctagcctagctagcattagctaatgttagccacctagctagtaTTATTGTACATTTTGTAACATATTGTgcgttttgcaaatttgtaatatattacgaattgtaattcgtaccatatcatacgaaatgggtgatggacatccacaattCAAGCCATACCATGCGAAACGTAACCTATCATATTAAATGGATACGAACAGAATAATACAatatgctctgagaccaggttgtacATGATGTCAAAATAAACATTTCTATGGTGATAGAATAAATAAGCCATTTGAATTTCATTGAATTTCATGGAATTAAATTATACTTTAAATCTAATTCAAAATTAATTCAAATTCTGCTTCCTAATTCAAgagttaaattaaaattaaagagCAATTCTCAATTCAGAATTGACCCAACCCTGCTTGAGTGGGACTGAACAAGTGTAAACTTAATTGGAAATTGGGGAAAAAACAGAGACAACCTCTTACCCTTACAATGACAGACTTTTCTGGTTACAAATGATAAATTAACAAAATTCCTGAAAgtaactgtttttttttaaacgtgtCCATTGAGGATTTTGAATGGCATATTATTTTTCTAATCCGATTATACCTATCCCATATTTTCATAAAACCACAAATTCCACGGGGGTAAGTGTAAGAGGTTGTTTCCGGACATTGCCTGTGCAGCTCCCCTGCTCTGTGTGTTATCTTTAATGTTTACCCCTCCTGTTCACAGGTGGATTTTGACACAAACAATGCTAAGCGGAAAAGATGATTGTGCAGTAAAAATGCTGGAGCAAGCTTTTATCATGGGTCATCCTATAGCTTCCCAGATGCTCAGACATGATgctggtaaaaaatatatatacatacagtatatacactactggtcaaaagttttagaaaacctactccttcaagggtttttctttatttttactatgttctatattgtagaataatagtgaagacatcaacactatgaaataacacatatgggatcatgtagtaaccaaaaaagtgttaaacaatctttttcttcaaatagccaccctttgccttgatgacagctttgcacactcttgccattctctcaaccagcttcatgaggtagtcacctggaatgcatttcaattaacaggtgtgccttgttaaaaaattatttgttgaatttctttccttcttaatgcgtttgagccaatcagttgggctgtgacaaggtaggggtggaatacagaaagatagtcctatttggcaaaagaccaagtccaaattatggcaagaacagctcaaataagcaaagaaaa includes:
- the LOC135529127 gene encoding uncharacterized protein LOC135529127, with translation MSESDKKFRPSWCDKENEGITEADHIPPKDSLRKALNNGRLDRLLQVNPSLHEMIMSLVNDPTGQKLLTMRVLYQDHRDALTTGSSKESKISRWILTQTMLSGKDDCAVKMLEQAFIMGHPIASQMLRHDAGLVDAALRTEGKVDMSDEGTRSYYRYGYTDLVDEYLYKGIINEGQARDLKIWVKREMHLDRDTPEYKEILEDIHDFYDCFHML